From the Gallaecimonas mangrovi genome, one window contains:
- the sixA gene encoding phosphohistidine phosphatase SixA, with translation MQILVMRHGEAEPQHTHDAERRLTAFGKQQATAQGQWLKSQGWQPDALWVSTYLRAQQTADAVVRALDASPKRLVLNELIPDGDVEAVADLVAGSNDIERLLIVSHMPLVSYLVEKLVPGAVPLAFATAQIVVIDINEGKAEVSLRQLSSVD, from the coding sequence ATGCAGATCCTGGTAATGCGCCACGGCGAAGCCGAGCCGCAGCATACCCATGATGCCGAGCGCCGTTTAACCGCTTTCGGTAAACAGCAGGCGACCGCGCAAGGCCAATGGCTAAAAAGCCAGGGTTGGCAGCCCGATGCATTGTGGGTTAGTACCTACCTACGTGCCCAGCAAACCGCAGACGCGGTGGTAAGAGCCCTAGATGCTAGCCCCAAGCGCTTGGTACTGAACGAACTCATCCCTGACGGTGATGTAGAGGCGGTAGCCGATTTAGTGGCTGGCTCCAACGACATTGAGCGACTGCTGATTGTTTCGCACATGCCGCTAGTCTCTTATTTGGTGGAAAAACTGGTCCCGGGGGCAGTGCCTTTGGCTTTTGCTACCGCCCAAATTGTTGTTATCGATATCAATGAGGGCAAGGCCGAGGTCAGCCTGCGTCAGTTATCGTCAGTGGACTGA
- the smrB gene encoding endonuclease SmrB yields MKKTPIDDDELAVFREAMAGTRPLAQDTIGHERPRRPKRQQMQDQKTAREASFYFSDSYQPHFGDNWPNYVREGVSAGELKKLRRGDYAPEMTLDLHGMNREEAKLELVALIDRAVKDQVFCLCVLHGIGTGTLKKQVPSWLAQHPKVLAMHSAPREYGGQGALLMLVDSVH; encoded by the coding sequence ATGAAAAAGACACCTATCGACGACGATGAACTGGCGGTTTTCCGTGAAGCCATGGCCGGTACTCGGCCGCTGGCGCAGGATACCATAGGCCATGAGCGCCCGCGACGCCCTAAACGCCAGCAAATGCAGGATCAAAAGACCGCCCGCGAGGCCAGTTTTTATTTTTCTGACAGCTACCAACCGCACTTTGGCGACAACTGGCCAAATTATGTGCGAGAAGGGGTGTCGGCAGGAGAGTTAAAAAAGCTGCGCCGCGGCGACTATGCCCCGGAAATGACCTTAGACCTGCACGGCATGAACCGTGAAGAGGCCAAGCTTGAATTGGTGGCATTGATTGACAGAGCCGTGAAAGATCAGGTGTTCTGCCTATGTGTGCTGCACGGTATTGGTACTGGCACCCTTAAAAAACAGGTACCGAGCTGGTTAGCGCAGCACCCAAAGGTGCTGGCTATGCATTCGGCGCCCAGAGAATACGGCGGCCAAGGCGCCTTGTTAATGCTGGTCGATTCAGTCCACTGA
- the prmB gene encoding 50S ribosomal protein L3 N(5)-glutamine methyltransferase, with product MDKIFLDEAVAELHSIQDMIRWAVSRFSAANMYFGHGTDNPWDEAVALVLATLYLPMDIDNDTRHARLTVSERQRIVERIMVRIQERKPVPYITNQAWFCHMPFYVDERVLIPRSPIGELIENHFSPWLDGRPVTRILDLCTGSGCIGIACAHYFPEAEVDITDLSKDALAVAERNIEEHGMLHQVTPIHSDLFRSIPEGEKYDLIVTNPPYVDAEDMSDLPDEYQHEPAVALAAGTDGLKLVNRILADAGKYLKEGGILVCEVGNSEVHMNHQYPELPLVWLEFERGGSGVFLITKEDLDQHAELFSLYKE from the coding sequence TTGGACAAGATTTTTTTAGATGAAGCCGTTGCTGAGCTTCATAGCATCCAGGACATGATCCGTTGGGCTGTCAGTCGCTTTAGTGCCGCGAATATGTATTTCGGCCACGGCACTGATAACCCCTGGGACGAAGCGGTCGCCCTGGTGTTGGCCACCCTGTATCTGCCCATGGACATTGACAACGACACCCGTCATGCCCGCCTAACGGTGTCGGAGCGCCAGCGTATCGTTGAGCGCATTATGGTGCGTATTCAAGAGCGCAAACCGGTGCCTTATATCACCAACCAAGCCTGGTTTTGCCACATGCCTTTTTACGTGGACGAGCGGGTACTTATTCCGCGCTCGCCCATTGGTGAGCTAATTGAAAACCATTTCTCACCTTGGCTGGACGGGCGTCCGGTTACCCGCATTCTTGACCTATGCACCGGTTCTGGTTGCATTGGTATTGCCTGTGCCCATTATTTCCCCGAAGCGGAAGTGGACATCACCGACCTTTCCAAAGATGCCTTAGCGGTGGCCGAGCGCAATATCGAAGAGCACGGCATGTTGCATCAGGTTACGCCTATTCATTCCGACCTGTTTCGCAGTATTCCCGAAGGCGAAAAGTACGACCTAATCGTCACTAACCCGCCTTATGTTGATGCCGAAGATATGTCGGATCTGCCTGACGAGTACCAGCACGAACCCGCTGTTGCCCTAGCCGCTGGCACCGACGGCCTCAAATTGGTGAATCGTATCCTCGCTGATGCCGGTAAATACCTTAAAGAAGGCGGTATCTTGGTGTGCGAAGTGGGCAATAGCGAAGTGCACATGAATCACCAATACCCAGAATTGCCGCTGGTGTGGCTGGAATTTGAACGTGGCGGTAGCGGCGTCTTCTTGATCACCAAGGAAGACTTGGACCAACACGCCGAATTGTTCAGTCTTTACAAGGAGTAA
- the aroC gene encoding chorismate synthase, whose product MAGNTFGSIFTVTTFGESHGLALGAIVDGCPPGLALTEADLQHDLDRRRPGSSRYTTPRQEADQVKILSGTFEGKTTGTPIGLVIENTDQRSKDYSDIARQFRPGHADYGYHHKYGLRDYRGGGRSSARETAMRVAAGAIAKKWLAEQGVSIRGALVAMGNVDCPVTDWSQVEQNPFFCGDAAKLEDLDELLRAIKKEGDSIGAKVMVEASGVPVGLGEPVFDRLDADIAKAMMCINAVKGVEIGDGFEAARQRGSEHRDEITPEDGFLTNHAGGVLGGISTGQTISVNIALKPTSSIKVPGRSIDVDGNAVEVVTKGRHDPCVGIRAVPIAEAMLALTLMDHWLRHRGQTGRL is encoded by the coding sequence ATGGCCGGTAATACCTTTGGCAGCATTTTTACCGTGACCACCTTTGGTGAGAGTCATGGCTTGGCACTGGGCGCCATTGTTGACGGTTGCCCGCCGGGGCTGGCATTAACCGAGGCCGATCTCCAGCACGACTTAGACCGTCGCCGCCCCGGCAGCTCGCGCTACACCACGCCGCGCCAAGAAGCCGACCAGGTCAAAATTCTTTCCGGTACCTTTGAAGGCAAAACCACCGGCACGCCCATCGGTTTGGTTATTGAAAACACCGACCAACGTTCAAAAGATTATTCTGACATTGCCCGCCAGTTTCGCCCTGGCCACGCCGACTATGGCTACCACCACAAATATGGTCTGCGTGACTATCGCGGTGGTGGCCGTTCCAGTGCCCGCGAAACCGCCATGCGGGTTGCCGCCGGTGCTATCGCCAAAAAATGGCTGGCCGAACAAGGGGTCAGTATTCGCGGCGCCTTGGTGGCCATGGGCAATGTTGATTGCCCGGTTACCGACTGGAGCCAAGTGGAGCAGAACCCGTTTTTCTGTGGTGACGCCGCCAAGTTAGAAGACCTAGACGAACTGCTGCGCGCCATTAAAAAGGAAGGCGACTCCATTGGCGCCAAGGTCATGGTTGAAGCCAGTGGCGTGCCGGTGGGCCTGGGTGAGCCGGTGTTTGACCGCCTCGATGCCGATATTGCCAAGGCGATGATGTGCATCAATGCCGTTAAAGGCGTAGAAATTGGCGACGGTTTTGAAGCTGCCCGCCAACGCGGCTCTGAGCATCGAGACGAAATCACCCCCGAAGACGGCTTTTTAACCAATCACGCCGGCGGCGTTTTGGGTGGCATCAGTACCGGCCAAACCATTAGCGTTAATATTGCGTTAAAGCCTACCTCCAGCATTAAAGTGCCGGGGCGCAGCATTGATGTAGACGGCAACGCGGTAGAAGTGGTTACCAAGGGCCGCCATGACCCTTGTGTTGGTATTCGGGCGGTACCCATTGCCGAGGCGATGCTGGCCCTGACCTTAATGGACCACTGGCTGCGCCACCGGGGACAAACCGGAAGGCTGTGA
- a CDS encoding elongation factor P hydroxylase → MHQYSDLVMLFNDCFLASHNTELVKGDVEPIYLPADNAHPHHRIVFAHGYYASGMHEIAHWCLAGQKRRELVDYGYWYCPDGRNTAQQQAFEAVEIKPQAIEWGLCAAAGFRFNVSTDNLNGSAEPDRAGFQRKVYHQVMAYLDSGFPARAAQFMAVLANFYQRQPVTAADFTLPEAR, encoded by the coding sequence ATGCACCAATATTCTGACCTCGTGATGCTGTTTAACGACTGCTTTTTGGCCAGCCATAATACCGAGCTGGTCAAAGGCGATGTTGAACCTATCTATTTGCCAGCAGATAACGCGCATCCGCATCACCGCATTGTCTTTGCCCATGGTTATTACGCATCGGGCATGCATGAAATAGCCCATTGGTGCTTGGCAGGACAAAAACGTCGAGAGCTGGTGGATTACGGCTACTGGTATTGCCCAGACGGCCGTAACACGGCCCAGCAACAGGCCTTTGAAGCCGTCGAAATTAAACCCCAAGCCATTGAGTGGGGGCTTTGTGCTGCGGCCGGTTTTCGTTTTAACGTCAGTACCGACAACCTCAACGGCAGCGCTGAGCCTGACCGAGCCGGCTTTCAGCGCAAGGTTTATCACCAAGTTATGGCCTACCTTGACTCCGGCTTTCCGGCTCGAGCCGCGCAATTTATGGCGGTGCTAGCAAACTTTTACCAGCGCCAGCCGGTCACTGCCGCCGACTTTACCTTGCCGGAGGCGCGATGA
- a CDS encoding ATP-NAD kinase family protein gives MKLGLIINPVAGVGGSVALKGSDGVVEEALARGAVKQAGQRTRMALEPLLALKDKLSFVTASGEMGAELLADMGFGYEVAYQAASKTTADDTKAAVNALLAAQVELLLFAGGDGTARDICAVVGEQLPVLGVPAGCKIHSGVYAVTPKAAGELIASLHRGELLSLMDADVMDIDEAQFRQGVVRAKRFGEMRIPSSLQYVQAVKQGGKESDELVLHDIASEVISRMEPGMRFVMGSGSTVAFIMEELGLDNTLLGVDLIEDERLIGSDLTEAELFEAISPNTQLVITLIGGQGHLFGRGNQQLSPRVIRKIGRENILVVATKRKLQALDGRPLIIDTGDAELDRQLTGIYPIITGYRDSVMYRAANPTD, from the coding sequence ATGAAGCTTGGGCTCATTATTAATCCTGTCGCCGGTGTTGGCGGCAGCGTCGCCCTTAAAGGCAGTGACGGGGTGGTAGAAGAAGCCTTGGCGCGCGGGGCGGTAAAACAAGCGGGCCAGCGCACGCGCATGGCGCTAGAGCCGCTTTTGGCATTAAAAGATAAATTATCTTTTGTGACCGCCTCGGGTGAGATGGGGGCCGAGCTATTGGCCGACATGGGCTTTGGCTATGAGGTGGCGTATCAAGCAGCCTCAAAAACCACCGCTGACGACACTAAAGCTGCCGTTAACGCGTTACTGGCCGCCCAGGTCGAGTTACTGCTTTTTGCTGGCGGCGACGGCACTGCCCGCGATATTTGTGCGGTGGTTGGTGAGCAACTGCCGGTGCTGGGAGTGCCTGCCGGCTGCAAAATCCATTCAGGGGTTTATGCGGTTACGCCAAAAGCGGCAGGGGAGCTTATCGCTTCCTTGCACCGCGGTGAGCTATTGAGCCTGATGGATGCCGACGTCATGGACATTGACGAAGCGCAGTTTCGCCAAGGTGTGGTCAGAGCCAAACGCTTTGGTGAAATGCGTATTCCGAGCTCGCTCCAATATGTGCAAGCGGTTAAGCAGGGCGGTAAGGAATCGGACGAACTGGTGCTGCACGACATCGCCAGTGAGGTGATTAGCCGCATGGAACCGGGCATGCGTTTTGTGATGGGGTCGGGCTCTACCGTCGCCTTTATCATGGAAGAGCTGGGGCTTGATAACACGCTGCTGGGGGTTGACCTTATCGAAGATGAGCGGCTTATCGGCAGTGATTTGACCGAAGCAGAGCTGTTCGAGGCCATTTCGCCCAACACCCAACTGGTGATCACCCTCATTGGCGGCCAGGGTCACCTCTTTGGCCGCGGTAACCAGCAGCTGAGCCCGCGGGTTATCCGCAAAATCGGCCGCGAAAACATACTGGTGGTGGCCACCAAACGCAAACTTCAGGCCCTTGATGGCCGCCCGCTTATCATTGATACCGGCGATGCCGAGCTTGACCGCCAATTAACCGGTATTTACCCCATTATTACCGGCTACCGGGACAGCGTAATGTACCGGGCCGCCAACCCGACGGACTGA
- a CDS encoding YfcL family protein, with protein sequence MYQQFLDHIQQQLDNLVVTGSDDELFAGGYLQGHVSLTAGQYELEESAPELGELKSRIQASLDKAIAAGELNPHDEALVVGLWQQLSQ encoded by the coding sequence ATGTACCAGCAGTTTCTAGACCATATTCAACAGCAATTAGATAACCTTGTGGTGACCGGCTCTGACGACGAGCTGTTCGCTGGCGGTTACCTGCAAGGGCATGTCAGCCTCACCGCTGGCCAATACGAGTTAGAAGAAAGCGCCCCTGAGCTTGGCGAGTTGAAAAGCCGCATTCAGGCAAGCCTTGATAAAGCTATTGCCGCTGGGGAATTAAATCCCCACGACGAGGCGCTGGTGGTTGGCCTTTGGCAGCAACTGAGCCAATAA
- the mnmC gene encoding bifunctional tRNA (5-methylaminomethyl-2-thiouridine)(34)-methyltransferase MnmD/FAD-dependent 5-carboxymethylaminomethyl-2-thiouridine(34) oxidoreductase MnmC has translation MRQATIHFNEQGTPVAEDFDDVYFSNASGLEESRFVFLKNNDLPARFIHQQGAFVIAETGFGTGLNFLAAWHAFNEHAGPSARLHFISTEKFPLSRADLTAALAAWPELAGLAKQLIAQYPDAIEGCHRMLFDKVTLDLWLGDIKSTLPQWHCPQEGLVDAWFLDGFAPAKNPEMWQQSLFDEMARLAKLGGSFATFTAAGFVRRGLNASGFNAKKVPGFGSKREMLAGVLTAPVAAASPPVYQRRSAKTLGKVAIIGAGLAGSGCAWQLKRRGINAQLFCKDEKVACGASGNPQGALYPLLNSDHDALSQLFASAFGYSRRLIEKSAVPQGLNGLLQLALDDKLTKRYQRLGQQFPALCQYIAAEKASSIAGVSLPYPALYFAKAGWLKPPALVEWLLEGQNVELGTEVTEVVRAGSGWQLLAKERVLGVFDTVIFAAGAGNIALTDQLPLTAVRGQISQLQADGQSANLKTVLCHNGYMTPPEAGTLCIGASFVRQDLGSELRDSEHQENVAKMQQSFGEQPWLPKEVVGGNAGTRVVLRDHLPLVGALPDPAGYQGRSVESIDATDQQGLWLLAGLGARGVTSGLLCADVLVSQMFAEPQPLPVAVLDAIMPNRFWVRRLKKGQPL, from the coding sequence ATGCGACAAGCGACCATACATTTCAATGAACAAGGTACCCCGGTAGCCGAGGACTTTGACGACGTTTACTTCTCCAACGCCTCGGGTTTGGAAGAAAGTCGCTTCGTATTTTTAAAAAATAATGACTTGCCGGCCCGCTTTATTCATCAGCAAGGGGCCTTTGTCATCGCCGAAACCGGCTTTGGTACCGGCTTAAATTTTTTGGCTGCCTGGCACGCTTTTAATGAACACGCAGGCCCTTCTGCCCGGCTACATTTTATTTCCACAGAAAAATTTCCCTTAAGCCGGGCCGATTTAACCGCCGCCCTTGCCGCCTGGCCTGAGCTTGCCGGTCTCGCTAAGCAACTGATTGCCCAGTACCCCGACGCCATTGAAGGCTGTCATCGAATGCTATTCGACAAAGTGACGCTGGATCTGTGGCTTGGCGACATTAAATCCACATTGCCACAGTGGCATTGCCCGCAAGAAGGCTTGGTTGATGCTTGGTTTCTAGATGGTTTTGCCCCGGCCAAAAACCCCGAGATGTGGCAGCAAAGCTTATTTGACGAGATGGCGCGCCTGGCAAAGCTCGGCGGCAGCTTTGCCACCTTTACCGCCGCCGGTTTTGTGCGCCGCGGCCTTAACGCTAGCGGTTTTAACGCTAAAAAAGTGCCGGGGTTTGGCAGCAAGCGCGAAATGCTAGCCGGGGTATTAACCGCGCCGGTAGCTGCCGCTTCGCCGCCGGTTTATCAGCGCCGCAGCGCCAAGACGCTAGGTAAGGTTGCCATAATTGGCGCCGGGCTTGCCGGTAGCGGCTGCGCCTGGCAATTAAAGCGGCGCGGCATTAATGCTCAGCTTTTTTGTAAAGACGAAAAAGTCGCCTGCGGCGCCTCGGGTAACCCCCAAGGCGCGCTTTACCCACTACTCAATAGCGACCATGATGCGCTGAGCCAGCTCTTTGCCAGCGCCTTTGGTTACAGCCGCCGCTTGATTGAAAAAAGCGCGGTACCACAAGGGCTAAACGGCCTGTTGCAACTGGCACTGGATGACAAACTCACCAAACGCTACCAGCGCTTAGGCCAGCAGTTTCCAGCCCTTTGCCAATACATTGCAGCCGAAAAGGCCAGTAGCATTGCCGGCGTTAGCCTGCCCTACCCGGCGCTGTATTTTGCTAAAGCTGGCTGGCTAAAACCGCCGGCGCTGGTTGAGTGGCTGCTTGAAGGGCAAAATGTCGAGCTGGGCACCGAAGTCACCGAGGTTGTTCGTGCCGGTAGCGGCTGGCAACTGTTGGCAAAAGAGCGGGTATTGGGCGTTTTTGACACGGTAATTTTCGCCGCTGGCGCTGGCAATATCGCCCTTACCGACCAACTGCCCTTAACAGCGGTGCGCGGGCAAATCAGTCAGCTGCAAGCTGATGGCCAAAGCGCCAACCTTAAAACGGTGCTTTGCCACAACGGCTATATGACGCCACCTGAAGCGGGCACGCTTTGCATTGGCGCCAGCTTTGTGCGCCAAGATCTGGGCAGCGAGCTTCGCGATAGCGAACACCAAGAAAACGTGGCGAAAATGCAGCAAAGTTTTGGTGAACAACCGTGGCTGCCAAAAGAGGTGGTTGGCGGCAATGCCGGTACCCGGGTGGTGCTGCGCGACCACCTGCCGCTGGTTGGTGCCCTGCCCGACCCGGCTGGTTACCAGGGCCGTAGCGTTGAAAGCATTGATGCCACCGACCAGCAAGGCCTGTGGTTACTCGCCGGGCTGGGCGCCCGCGGCGTGACTTCCGGGCTTTTGTGCGCCGATGTTTTGGTATCGCAGATGTTTGCAGAGCCGCAGCCGCTGCCGGTTGCGGTTTTGGACGCCATAATGCCAAACCGGTTTTGGGTGCGACGCTTAAAAAAAGGCCAACCGCTTTAA
- the fabB gene encoding beta-ketoacyl-ACP synthase I → MKRVVITGLGVVSSIGNNAEEVLASLKAGKSGITRSEQFAEQGLRSQVWGDVKLDISEHIDRKALRFMGEAAGYAYIAMEQAIQDSGLSEDQVSNIRTGIVAGSGGASSKNQCLAIDTLREKGVKRVGPYMVPRTMSSTVSACLATPFKIKGVNYSISSACSTSAHCIGHAAELIQLGKQDVVFAGGGEEVDWTLAMMFDGMGALSTKYNDTPDKASRTYDADRDGFVISGGGGMVVVEELEHALARGATIYAEIVGYGATSDGYDMVAPSGEGALRCMQMAMHGVEGNIDYINTHGTSTPVGDVKELEAIQTLFGDKAPAISATKAMTGHALGAAGVHEAIYSMLMMKHDFVAPSVNIENLDEKATGLPVVREAKAAKLDLVMSNSFGFGGTNASLVLKRYQG, encoded by the coding sequence ATGAAGCGCGTCGTGATCACCGGTCTGGGCGTTGTGTCCAGCATCGGCAACAACGCAGAGGAAGTGCTGGCGTCCCTGAAAGCCGGTAAAAGTGGTATCACCCGTTCTGAGCAGTTTGCAGAGCAGGGGCTGCGGTCCCAGGTTTGGGGTGATGTCAAACTGGATATCAGCGAGCACATTGACCGTAAAGCCCTGCGCTTTATGGGTGAAGCTGCCGGTTACGCTTACATTGCCATGGAGCAGGCCATCCAAGATTCAGGCCTCAGTGAAGACCAGGTTTCCAATATCCGTACCGGTATTGTGGCGGGCTCCGGTGGTGCTTCTAGCAAGAACCAGTGCCTGGCTATAGACACCCTGCGTGAAAAAGGCGTGAAGCGTGTTGGCCCTTATATGGTACCGCGTACCATGTCTTCTACCGTTTCTGCCTGCCTGGCAACGCCTTTTAAAATTAAGGGCGTGAACTATTCCATCAGCTCCGCCTGCTCCACCTCTGCCCACTGTATTGGTCATGCGGCCGAACTTATCCAACTGGGTAAGCAAGATGTGGTATTTGCCGGTGGCGGTGAAGAAGTTGACTGGACCCTGGCCATGATGTTTGACGGCATGGGCGCCTTGTCTACCAAGTACAACGACACCCCCGACAAAGCCTCCCGCACCTATGATGCTGACCGTGACGGTTTTGTTATCTCCGGTGGCGGCGGCATGGTGGTGGTTGAAGAGCTGGAACATGCGCTGGCACGTGGTGCCACCATCTACGCTGAAATCGTTGGCTATGGTGCCACCTCTGACGGCTACGACATGGTAGCCCCTTCTGGCGAAGGCGCACTGCGCTGCATGCAAATGGCGATGCACGGTGTGGAGGGTAACATTGACTACATCAATACCCACGGCACTTCAACGCCGGTAGGGGACGTTAAAGAGCTGGAAGCCATTCAAACCCTGTTTGGTGACAAAGCGCCCGCTATCTCGGCTACCAAAGCCATGACCGGCCACGCCCTAGGCGCCGCCGGTGTGCACGAAGCCATTTATTCCATGCTGATGATGAAGCATGACTTTGTGGCGCCGTCGGTCAACATCGAAAACCTCGATGAAAAAGCCACTGGTCTGCCGGTAGTGCGTGAAGCGAAAGCGGCCAAGCTTGATTTGGTGATGTCCAACAGCTTTGGCTTTGGCGGCACCAACGCCTCTTTGGTACTGAAACGCTACCAAGGTTAA
- a CDS encoding 4-phosphoerythronate dehydrogenase: MLNILADGLMPLVEELFLEFGNIQRFDGRTPTAEQLACADVLLVRSVTAVNAALLEQAPHLRFVGSATIGTDHLDIEALEQRGIFWTAAPGCNADAVADYVLSAVLNWQQAKGHVLADLTVGVVGVGNIGSRLSRRLNALGVKVLCCDPPRHEPDFVSLAQMLPQVDVLTLHVPGGKTTEKMLNAETLAAMKPGALLINSCRGKVVDNSALVAWLEQGAGEAVLDVYETEPDFDKRLLPLARWLTPHIAGHSIEGKRRGTWMLYQALCQQQGLTASGHFEQWLPLPAVTRVNGNQLDVRKVGNLVYDVRDDDAWFREGLKAGKSFDVLRRSYPKRREWQSLDCEFLEDGTKVWALVSH; the protein is encoded by the coding sequence ATGCTAAATATCCTTGCCGACGGCCTGATGCCGTTGGTTGAAGAACTCTTCTTAGAATTCGGTAACATCCAGCGTTTTGATGGCCGCACGCCAACTGCCGAGCAATTGGCTTGTGCCGACGTACTGCTGGTGCGCTCTGTTACCGCTGTTAACGCTGCGCTTTTAGAGCAAGCCCCACACTTGCGTTTTGTCGGTTCTGCCACCATCGGCACCGACCATCTTGATATCGAAGCCCTTGAGCAGCGCGGTATTTTCTGGACCGCGGCTCCCGGTTGTAACGCCGATGCAGTAGCCGATTATGTGTTGTCTGCCGTGCTGAACTGGCAGCAGGCCAAAGGCCATGTTTTGGCTGATTTGACGGTGGGCGTGGTCGGCGTTGGCAATATTGGCTCCCGGCTGTCTAGACGGCTAAATGCGCTGGGTGTTAAGGTGCTGTGCTGCGATCCGCCAAGACATGAGCCAGACTTTGTTTCGTTAGCGCAAATGCTGCCCCAGGTCGATGTGTTGACCTTGCATGTGCCGGGGGGTAAAACCACCGAAAAGATGCTCAACGCCGAGACCCTGGCGGCCATGAAACCCGGGGCTTTGCTGATTAACAGCTGCCGCGGCAAAGTGGTGGATAACAGCGCCTTGGTTGCCTGGCTTGAACAAGGAGCCGGTGAAGCGGTACTGGATGTTTATGAGACCGAGCCTGATTTTGATAAAAGATTACTGCCCCTAGCAAGGTGGTTAACGCCGCACATTGCCGGCCATAGCATTGAAGGCAAGCGCCGTGGCACCTGGATGCTTTACCAGGCGCTTTGCCAGCAACAAGGGCTAACGGCCAGTGGCCACTTTGAACAGTGGCTACCGTTACCGGCAGTAACACGGGTTAATGGCAACCAGTTAGACGTGCGTAAAGTAGGGAACTTGGTGTATGACGTGCGTGATGACGACGCCTGGTTCCGGGAAGGCTTAAAAGCCGGAAAAAGTTTTGATGTACTGCGCCGCAGTTATCCGAAAAGGCGAGAGTGGCAAAGTCTTGACTGTGAATTTTTAGAAGACGGCACCAAGGTTTGGGCCCTGGTGTCTCATTGA
- a CDS encoding aspartate-semialdehyde dehydrogenase — MTINVAILGASGAVGDTLLELLEERKFPVGELFLLASSRSAGQTRQFKGKTLIIEDVEQFDWTQVELAFFSAGGSVSRQWAPIAADAGVLVVDNTSEFRYQPEIPLVVPEVNPEAIADYRNRNIIANPNCSTIQMLVALKPIHDRYQISRINVSTYQATSGAGRSAMEELAKQSADVLSGRPAQTNKFPKQIAFNCLPQIDVFQDNGFTKEEMKMHWETQKIFGDESVAVNATCVRVPAFYGHAEAVHLETLQPVDVDEVKELLAQAPGVELVPDADYPTQVTHASGKDTVFVSRVRADFTHPNGLNLWVVADNVRKGAATNSVQIAEYWLAHYR; from the coding sequence ATGACAATCAACGTGGCTATTCTGGGCGCTTCTGGCGCTGTTGGCGATACCCTGCTGGAGCTCTTGGAAGAGCGCAAATTTCCGGTCGGTGAGCTGTTTTTGCTGGCATCGAGCCGTTCTGCTGGCCAGACTCGTCAATTCAAGGGTAAGACGCTCATTATTGAAGACGTTGAACAGTTTGACTGGACCCAGGTTGAGTTAGCGTTTTTCTCCGCTGGCGGCAGTGTGTCACGCCAATGGGCACCTATTGCTGCTGATGCCGGGGTGCTGGTGGTCGATAACACCTCTGAATTTCGTTACCAGCCAGAGATCCCCTTGGTGGTGCCGGAAGTTAACCCTGAAGCCATTGCTGATTATCGCAACCGCAATATCATTGCCAACCCTAACTGTTCGACCATTCAGATGCTGGTGGCGCTAAAACCTATTCACGACCGCTATCAGATCTCGCGCATTAATGTGTCTACCTACCAGGCAACATCTGGCGCTGGCCGCAGTGCCATGGAAGAGTTAGCCAAGCAAAGTGCTGACGTGTTAAGTGGCCGCCCAGCGCAAACCAATAAATTCCCCAAACAAATCGCATTTAACTGTTTGCCGCAAATCGATGTGTTCCAAGACAACGGTTTCACCAAAGAAGAAATGAAAATGCACTGGGAAACCCAGAAGATTTTTGGTGATGAATCCGTTGCCGTAAATGCCACCTGTGTACGCGTGCCCGCTTTTTATGGCCACGCCGAAGCGGTGCATTTGGAAACACTGCAACCGGTTGATGTGGACGAAGTGAAAGAGTTATTGGCCCAAGCGCCGGGGGTTGAACTGGTGCCTGACGCCGATTATCCCACCCAAGTGACGCACGCCTCAGGTAAAGACACTGTCTTTGTCAGCCGTGTTCGCGCTGACTTTACCCACCCTAACGGCTTAAATCTTTGGGTCGTTGCCGACAACGTTCGAAAGGGTGCTGCAACCAACAGTGTGCAGATTGCCGAATATTGGTTAGCCCACTATCGTTAA